A part of Olleya sp. Bg11-27 genomic DNA contains:
- a CDS encoding ABC transporter permease produces MRFLLERDTWQEVFDSLGKNKLRTALTMVGVWWGILLLIVLLGSARGIENSFNRLFGSFATNSVFVWAQSTSKPFKGFQEGRQVQLKITDAKKIEDNVEGIEFVVPRNRNQALVIHNFLSGNFSVSGDYPLLDQVQKKKMIQGRFINQTDIDENRKVVAISEEIYKQLFEKDAEMIGEYIQLNGMNFKIVGMFETGGNMGPSDDMNIPFTTFQQIYNMGGNIGWMMITGKPEYDISQIEADAKLILRNLNKVHPEDNRAFGSFNLGKEFDKITGFLTGMQFLTWFVGIATLFAGVFAIGNILLITVRERTKEIGVRRALGATPFEIKRQVVLEAVFITLIAGLLGIITGGLILMLVDSLFGQGPEAVLVNASVSITVVFIALTILIVLGTLIGLIPAFKATSIKPIDALREE; encoded by the coding sequence ATGCGATTTTTATTAGAGAGAGATACTTGGCAAGAGGTTTTTGATAGTTTAGGTAAAAATAAACTTCGAACAGCATTAACTATGGTTGGTGTTTGGTGGGGGATTTTATTGCTTATTGTTTTATTAGGTTCTGCACGTGGAATAGAAAACTCATTTAATAGGCTGTTTGGAAGTTTTGCAACCAATAGTGTATTTGTTTGGGCACAAAGTACAAGTAAGCCATTTAAAGGCTTTCAAGAAGGTAGACAAGTACAGCTTAAAATAACGGACGCGAAAAAAATTGAGGATAATGTTGAAGGGATCGAGTTTGTGGTGCCTAGAAATAGAAATCAAGCGTTGGTTATTCATAATTTTTTATCTGGAAACTTTAGTGTAAGTGGGGATTATCCGCTACTTGATCAAGTTCAGAAAAAGAAAATGATTCAAGGACGTTTTATTAATCAAACGGATATTGACGAAAACAGAAAAGTAGTGGCTATTTCGGAAGAAATATACAAACAACTTTTTGAGAAAGATGCCGAAATGATTGGGGAATATATTCAACTTAATGGAATGAATTTTAAGATTGTGGGTATGTTTGAAACGGGAGGTAATATGGGACCATCGGACGATATGAATATACCGTTTACCACCTTTCAGCAAATCTATAATATGGGAGGTAATATTGGTTGGATGATGATTACCGGAAAACCAGAGTATGATATTTCACAAATTGAAGCTGATGCCAAATTAATTTTAAGAAACTTAAATAAAGTTCATCCTGAAGATAATCGGGCATTTGGAAGTTTTAACTTAGGTAAAGAATTTGATAAAATCACAGGGTTTTTAACAGGGATGCAGTTTCTTACGTGGTTTGTTGGTATTGCCACATTATTTGCTGGAGTTTTTGCCATAGGAAATATCTTATTGATAACCGTTAGAGAGCGTACAAAAGAAATAGGCGTGCGACGTGCACTTGGAGCAACTCCTTTTGAGATAAAAAGACAAGTGGTATTAGAAGCTGTATTTATTACATTAATTGCCGGTTTACTCGGTATTATAACGGGCGGTTTAATATTGATGTTAGTCGATAGCCTTTTTGGACAGGGACCAGAAGCAGTATTGGTAAATGCATCGGTGTCTATTACTGTTGTTTTTATAGCATTAACAATTTTAATAGTTTTAGGAACATTAATAGGATTAATACCCGCATTTAAAGCGACAAGTATTAAACCTATCGATGCCTTGAGAGAAGAATAA
- a CDS encoding ABC transporter permease yields the protein MFDRDLWREIFQSINMNKTRTLLSGFTVTFAILLFALLFGITNGLLNTFDSAFVDDAKNSIFINSGRTSKASNGLQAGRQIQFENKDQKWIEEEFDGKVQYITSRIYINVTATFRNEKSSYSVRAVNPDHQFLENTKVTYGRYINESDIKNKTKVVVIGRLVEEDLFLKTTAIGKYLNLNGIQYKVVGIFEDDGGDNEERYIYMPVSTAQQIYGNNDHVDQINLTYNPEMDFDAAISFSNLLTKKLKDRFMVSQNDQRAIRVRNLANDSKAVDQMTSILGILVLVIGFGTLIAGIVGISNIMIFIVKERTKEIGIRKALGASPSSIVLIILLESILITVIAGFSGLFLGMGILELIGPSLEDYFIKDPYVSINLVIGATFTLIIAGGLAGYLPAKKASKIKPIIALRND from the coding sequence ATGTTTGATAGAGACCTTTGGCGCGAAATTTTTCAAAGTATTAATATGAATAAAACCAGAACGTTATTATCTGGTTTTACAGTAACGTTTGCTATTTTGTTATTTGCGTTGCTTTTTGGTATTACAAATGGATTATTAAATACGTTTGATAGTGCTTTTGTGGATGATGCTAAAAACTCTATATTCATTAATTCTGGAAGAACGTCTAAGGCTAGTAATGGTTTGCAAGCAGGACGGCAAATTCAGTTTGAAAATAAGGACCAAAAATGGATAGAAGAGGAGTTTGATGGAAAAGTACAGTATATTACTTCAAGAATTTATATCAACGTTACTGCCACTTTTAGAAATGAAAAAAGTAGTTACAGTGTTCGCGCTGTAAATCCAGATCATCAATTTTTAGAAAACACTAAAGTTACTTACGGTCGTTATATAAATGAATCTGATATTAAGAATAAAACTAAAGTGGTCGTTATTGGTCGTTTAGTTGAGGAAGATTTATTTTTAAAAACAACAGCCATAGGAAAATATTTAAACCTTAACGGAATACAATATAAAGTTGTGGGTATTTTTGAAGATGATGGAGGAGATAATGAAGAGCGTTACATTTATATGCCTGTATCTACAGCGCAACAAATTTATGGTAATAATGATCATGTAGATCAAATAAACTTGACCTACAATCCAGAGATGGATTTTGATGCTGCAATTAGTTTTAGTAATTTATTGACTAAGAAGCTAAAGGACCGTTTTATGGTCTCTCAAAATGACCAGCGTGCCATTAGAGTGCGCAATTTGGCTAACGACTCTAAGGCAGTAGATCAAATGACTTCTATTTTAGGGATCCTGGTTTTGGTTATCGGTTTTGGTACTTTAATAGCTGGTATTGTCGGAATTAGTAATATCATGATTTTTATTGTTAAAGAACGTACTAAAGAAATAGGAATACGTAAAGCTTTAGGGGCTTCACCAAGCTCTATTGTCTTAATCATACTTTTAGAATCTATATTAATTACCGTTATAGCCGGATTTTCAGGCTTGTTTTTAGGTATGGGAATTTTAGAGTTAATAGGTCCTAGTTTAGAAGACTATTTTATAAAAGACCCTTATGTTAGTATAAACCTTGTGATTGGCGCAACATTCACGCTAATTATTGCAGGAGGTTTAGCAGGGTATCTACCGGCTAAAAAAGCATCGAAGATTAAACCAATTATAGCACTAAGAAACGATTAA
- a CDS encoding ABC transporter ATP-binding protein has translation MLKISKLHKSYPIGDSSLHVLKGIDLSVEEGEMVAIMGSSGSGKSTLLNIIGMLDEADEGEYILDNVPIKDLTEKKAAIYRNKFLGFIFQSFNLINYKNALDNVALPLYYQGLKRKERIETALYHLEKVGLKDWAHHLPKELSGGQKQRVAIARALAANPKLLLADEPTGALDTKTSHEIMDFIQSLNDEGKTILMVTHEEDIASMCKRIVRLKDGVIMEDAFVEQVRASEYV, from the coding sequence ATGCTCAAAATAAGTAAACTACACAAGTCGTACCCAATTGGCGATTCTAGTCTTCATGTTTTAAAAGGAATAGATTTATCTGTTGAAGAGGGAGAAATGGTGGCAATCATGGGGTCTTCTGGTTCAGGGAAATCGACATTACTAAATATTATAGGGATGTTAGATGAAGCTGATGAAGGTGAATATATTTTAGATAATGTACCTATTAAAGATCTTACCGAGAAAAAAGCAGCTATTTATAGAAATAAGTTTTTAGGATTTATTTTTCAATCTTTCAATTTAATAAATTACAAAAATGCTTTAGATAATGTGGCTTTGCCATTATATTATCAAGGTTTAAAACGAAAAGAACGTATTGAAACGGCTTTATATCACTTAGAAAAAGTAGGTTTAAAAGACTGGGCACACCATTTGCCGAAAGAATTGTCTGGAGGTCAAAAACAACGTGTTGCTATTGCACGAGCATTAGCTGCTAATCCAAAATTATTATTGGCAGATGAGCCAACAGGAGCATTAGATACAAAAACCTCTCATGAGATTATGGATTTTATCCAATCTTTAAATGATGAAGGTAAAACAATCTTGATGGTGACGCATGAGGAGGATATTGCAAGTATGTGTAAACGTATTGTACGTTTAAAAGATGGTGTAATAATGGAAGATGCCTTTGTAGAACAAGTTAGAGCTTCGGAATATGTTTGA
- a CDS encoding DUF420 domain-containing protein codes for MTNINNLEDEKKYNKWIVVLSILIPIAVAVLFNVKLKDFGFNVEPLTFLPPIYAGINALTAVLLVLAFLAIKNKNIVLHKKLMSTAIGCSVIFLLMYVAYHMTSDSTKFGGEGVIRTVYFVILITHIALSIVVIPFVLITYVRAITNSIERHKKIARITFPLWLYVAVTGVIVYLMISPYYI; via the coding sequence ATGACTAATATCAACAACCTAGAAGACGAAAAAAAATACAATAAGTGGATTGTCGTGTTGTCAATACTAATTCCTATTGCTGTTGCTGTGCTTTTTAACGTTAAGCTAAAGGATTTTGGGTTTAATGTAGAGCCATTAACTTTTCTGCCACCAATATATGCTGGTATTAATGCTTTGACCGCTGTTCTTTTGGTATTAGCTTTTTTGGCTATAAAAAATAAAAATATAGTCCTTCATAAAAAATTAATGTCAACTGCTATTGGTTGTTCTGTGATTTTTTTACTGATGTATGTGGCGTATCATATGACTAGTGATTCTACCAAATTTGGTGGAGAAGGTGTTATTAGAACAGTTTACTTTGTTATATTAATAACGCATATTGCGTTATCTATTGTTGTTATTCCGTTTGTTTTAATTACTTATGTTAGGGCAATTACTAATAGTATAGAACGTCATAAAAAAATAGCTAGAATAACATTCCCGTTATGGTTATATGTTGCAGTAACAGGTGTTATTGTGTATTTAATGATTTCACCTTATTACATTTAA
- a CDS encoding SCO family protein, whose translation MSKKANYSYIGIAFIILLFGIIFIPKIVDRVSNGDISRTDESRSEGLVVNGKKTSKNKSDLEYLIIDGQPKKVPEFSFTDQDGKTITNKDYLGQVYVVDFFFTTCPTICPRMSKNLAMIQDKFKDNPDFGIASFSINPENDTPEVLKAYAADYGVTSSNWHLMTGAKEDIYKLSNIGFNIFVNIENFEHSGDFALVDKEGYLRSRKDGFGNPKIFYKGVISELEKVDEDGNEQEISVIQEDIAKLLRE comes from the coding sequence ATGAGCAAAAAAGCAAATTATTCATATATAGGTATTGCGTTTATTATTTTATTATTCGGTATTATTTTTATTCCGAAGATAGTTGATAGAGTAAGTAATGGAGATATTAGTCGTACAGACGAAAGTAGAAGTGAAGGTCTTGTTGTTAACGGAAAAAAAACTTCAAAGAATAAATCTGATTTAGAGTATTTGATCATTGATGGTCAACCTAAAAAAGTGCCGGAATTTAGTTTTACAGATCAGGATGGTAAAACAATTACTAATAAAGATTATTTGGGACAAGTATATGTTGTTGATTTCTTTTTTACAACCTGTCCTACTATTTGTCCAAGAATGAGCAAAAACTTGGCGATGATTCAAGATAAGTTTAAAGACAATCCAGATTTTGGTATTGCTTCTTTTAGTATTAATCCAGAGAATGACACACCAGAAGTTTTAAAAGCCTATGCTGCAGATTATGGTGTGACAAGTTCTAATTGGCATTTAATGACTGGCGCAAAAGAAGACATCTATAAATTGTCTAACATTGGGTTTAATATTTTTGTTAATATTGAAAATTTTGAACATTCTGGAGATTTTGCTCTAGTTGATAAAGAAGGGTACTTGCGTTCTAGAAAAGATGGTTTTGGGAATCCAAAAATATTTTATAAAGGTGTGATAAGCGAGTTAGAAAAAGTGGATGAAGATGGTAACGAGCAAGAAATATCGGTTATTCAAGAGGATATTGCTAAATTGTTAAGAGAGTAA
- a CDS encoding cytochrome C oxidase subunit IV family protein, with the protein MADAHKLEIFRGLVKFKSNTQKIWGVLILLSIITAVEVVLGILKPAWGTNVVLGMKLLNWIFIILTLVKAYYITWDFMHMRDEVAGLRRAVVWTAIFLICYLLFILLQEGGYVFNVYDNGFIKRDF; encoded by the coding sequence ATGGCAGACGCACATAAATTAGAAATATTTAGAGGATTAGTAAAGTTTAAGTCTAACACTCAAAAAATTTGGGGAGTTTTAATATTGTTATCGATCATTACAGCTGTAGAAGTTGTTTTAGGGATCTTAAAACCAGCTTGGGGAACTAATGTTGTTTTAGGGATGAAATTATTAAATTGGATTTTTATTATATTGACATTAGTAAAAGCATATTATATTACTTGGGATTTCATGCACATGCGTGATGAAGTTGCGGGATTAAGACGTGCAGTAGTATGGACAGCAATATTCTTGATCTGCTATTTACTATTTATTTTATTACAAGAAGGTGGTTACGTGTTTAACGTTTACGACAATGGATTTATAAAAAGAGATTTCTAA
- a CDS encoding cytochrome c oxidase subunit 3 translates to MNTTVATTDTEGKTWEGGNEPLKSSYGKMMMWFFIVSDALTFSGFLAAYGFSRFKFIDAWPIADEVFTHIPFFHGNYPMIYVAFMTFILIMSSVTMVLAVDAGHHLNKKKVTWYMFLTIIGGIIFVGSQAWEWNTFIKGDFGAVQTKGGNILQFGEYVTVDGEKTFKRVAISDFTTAAHTDRVNHERKNGLWFVGEGSLPDYQVSDVVKGMEANPNVLVRTQIINEEGEKTILSQTESLKQIRNNGKSVVQGANLHVNEYGSPLFADFFFFITGFHGFHVVSGIILNIIVFFNVVLGTYERRKSYEMVEKVGLYWHFVDLVWVFVFTFFYLV, encoded by the coding sequence ATGAATACTACAGTTGCAACTACTGATACAGAAGGAAAGACTTGGGAGGGTGGTAACGAGCCACTAAAATCAAGTTATGGTAAGATGATGATGTGGTTTTTTATCGTATCAGATGCATTAACATTCTCTGGGTTTTTAGCAGCCTATGGTTTTTCAAGATTCAAATTTATTGACGCTTGGCCAATTGCAGACGAAGTTTTTACTCACATACCATTTTTTCACGGTAACTATCCAATGATTTACGTCGCGTTTATGACGTTTATATTGATTATGTCTTCCGTAACAATGGTATTAGCAGTTGATGCTGGTCACCATTTAAATAAGAAAAAAGTAACATGGTATATGTTTCTTACTATTATCGGAGGTATAATATTTGTTGGTTCTCAAGCTTGGGAATGGAATACTTTTATTAAAGGAGATTTTGGTGCTGTACAAACTAAAGGAGGTAACATCTTACAATTTGGAGAGTATGTTACTGTAGATGGAGAAAAAACATTTAAACGCGTTGCTATATCAGACTTTACTACAGCTGCACATACGGATAGAGTAAATCACGAACGTAAAAATGGATTGTGGTTTGTTGGAGAAGGGTCGTTACCTGATTACCAAGTTTCCGATGTTGTTAAAGGTATGGAGGCTAATCCTAATGTTTTAGTTAGGACTCAAATTATTAACGAAGAAGGAGAGAAAACTATTTTATCTCAAACAGAATCTTTAAAACAAATTAGAAATAACGGAAAATCAGTTGTGCAAGGGGCAAATCTTCATGTTAACGAATACGGTTCTCCGTTATTTGCAGACTTCTTTTTCTTTATAACAGGGTTTCACGGATTTCACGTGGTGTCAGGAATTATCCTAAATATCATTGTTTTCTTTAATGTAGTTTTAGGAACTTATGAAAGACGTAAAAGTTACGAAATGGTTGAAAAAGTTGGGTTATACTGGCACTTTGTAGATTTAGTTTGGGTATTTGTATTCACATTCTTCTACCTAGTTTAA
- a CDS encoding heme-copper oxidase subunit III, producing MDLTQGTLEEKTGRAKKMMLYFGIASLIMSFAGWTSAFIVSSSRPDWLQDFVMPQPFWTSIIIMIVSSVTFIVAKKALLKGNRGLTTAMLVLTFVLGLFFVYNQFRGFNQIIDLGFNFTGPTSNITVTYIYLIAVVHIVHVLVGLVPVLVVLVRHLQGKYSAENIVGFELAETFWHFVDLLWIYLFFFLYFFLN from the coding sequence ATGGATTTAACCCAAGGGACTTTAGAAGAAAAAACGGGACGCGCAAAAAAGATGATGCTATATTTTGGTATCGCCTCTTTAATCATGTCGTTTGCAGGTTGGACTAGTGCTTTTATTGTAAGTAGCTCTAGGCCAGATTGGCTTCAAGACTTTGTAATGCCTCAGCCGTTTTGGACTAGCATTATAATAATGATTGTAAGTAGTGTTACTTTTATAGTGGCTAAAAAAGCATTATTAAAAGGGAATAGAGGATTAACCACAGCAATGTTAGTTTTAACATTTGTATTAGGATTATTTTTTGTCTACAACCAATTTAGAGGTTTCAACCAAATAATCGATTTGGGTTTTAACTTTACAGGACCTACAAGTAACATTACAGTGACCTATATTTATTTAATAGCAGTAGTACATATAGTACACGTTTTAGTAGGTTTAGTTCCTGTATTGGTTGTGTTAGTCAGACATTTACAAGGGAAGTATTCAGCAGAAAATATAGTAGGATTTGAATTAGCAGAAACGTTTTGGCATTTTGTAGACTTGCTTTGGATCTACCTGTTTTTCTTCTTATACTTTTTTCTAAACTAA
- the cyoE gene encoding heme o synthase, giving the protein MSTTAAPTIKHTVISDFKEITKMRLSLSVVFSSVAGYFLGVDTDNISLKIVLLLALGGYFMVGASNAFNQIIEKDLDALMHRTRNRPVASGRMTVNTAFLIACVFTILGIAILYTINAQTAMFGAISIFLYTSVYTPLKTKTPLSVFVGAIPGAIPFMLGWVAATDDFGIESGTLFALQFFWQFPHFWAIGWFLFEDYKRGGFFMLPTGKQDKGTAIQIILYTIWTILVSIVPVFGVTGRLKLSIIAAIIVFGLGLMMLFYAIKLYKNMNEKVAKQLMLSSVLYITLIQIVYVIDKFIR; this is encoded by the coding sequence TTGAGTACAACAGCAGCACCCACAATAAAACATACAGTTATATCAGATTTTAAAGAAATCACTAAGATGCGCTTGTCTTTAAGTGTCGTGTTTTCGTCAGTTGCTGGTTATTTTTTAGGTGTCGATACCGATAATATTAGTTTAAAAATTGTTTTACTTCTAGCTTTGGGAGGTTATTTTATGGTTGGCGCTAGTAATGCATTCAATCAAATTATCGAAAAAGATTTAGATGCTTTAATGCATCGCACCCGAAATAGACCTGTGGCTTCAGGACGTATGACTGTCAATACGGCGTTTTTAATTGCTTGTGTTTTTACGATTTTAGGGATTGCTATACTATATACTATTAATGCGCAAACAGCTATGTTTGGTGCTATTTCAATATTTTTATACACTAGTGTTTACACCCCGTTAAAAACAAAAACACCATTATCAGTTTTTGTTGGAGCTATTCCAGGAGCTATCCCGTTTATGTTAGGATGGGTTGCTGCAACTGATGATTTTGGTATAGAGTCAGGGACGTTGTTTGCCTTGCAGTTTTTCTGGCAATTCCCTCATTTTTGGGCAATCGGCTGGTTTTTGTTTGAAGATTATAAACGTGGAGGCTTTTTTATGTTACCAACAGGAAAGCAAGATAAAGGAACCGCAATACAAATTATACTATATACTATTTGGACTATTTTAGTGTCTATTGTTCCTGTTTTTGGAGTGACAGGGCGATTAAAATTATCTATTATAGCAGCAATTATTGTTTTTGGTTTAGGCTTAATGATGTTATTCTATGCCATTAAACTATACAAAAACATGAATGAAAAAGTAGCTAAACAATTAATGTTATCTAGTGTATTGTATATTACATTGATTCAAATTGTTTACGTTATTGATAAATTTATAAGATAA
- a CDS encoding gliding motility protein RemB gives MKTFILGLLVMCSVFSFAQDITVYQVAPRFENCKETDLRQLDNCFNQEVYKTMYSQFKHPDSVKEDYTGEMAVIFEVNQEGVFKTVYIETELRALKEEARRVFSVFPVIEPARYNGNPTFKQYSMTLYFPLNEKNRPSNQSILTSYKTQATKKGNQIEQLTALQQKAKQEFDSVQNSVSKYTNKAYSSQVNIPFSHENYFRFDQDLNRIGTNNHTASKPYKYEDVSNYYDFEAENEVLQKDTKTWAGRKLWNEHLVQLQSEAYWFTIDPIFDLQLGKDTEADFSYTYNNTRGVYVQGGLGDKLSFSASVYENQGRFAQYYNEYAESLKAFGPDPAIIPGRGIGKRFKEDAYDYPVAEGYLSYSPAKFLNVQFGHGKQFIGDGYRSLLQSDVSSPYPFLKVNTKFWNIKYTNTWTWLKDVRDDVTLDKAFRTKYIANHYLSWNVTKRFNLGLFESVIWENSNDRGFDVNYLNPLIFFRAIEFETGQGAGNAIVGASGKYKLSDNANVYGQFILDEFSLSDVTGGNKSWKNKYGFQLGGKWYNAFKVKKLMLQAEYNQVRPYTYSHNTIVLNYAHNNQPMAHLWGANFKELVLIGRYQKARWFAEAKLIVGMRGLDVNDGTDNFSYGGDIYRDYNDRPFDSGVTIGQGIKTTSINASGQLGYLVNPASNLKAFVNLSYRNFNPEAETLSVVNNSTVWINFGLRTDLFNWYFDM, from the coding sequence ATGAAGACTTTCATTTTAGGACTATTAGTAATGTGTTCTGTTTTTTCCTTCGCACAAGACATAACGGTTTACCAAGTAGCGCCACGTTTTGAAAATTGTAAGGAGACAGATTTAAGGCAGTTGGATAATTGTTTTAATCAAGAAGTGTATAAGACTATGTATTCTCAGTTTAAACATCCTGATTCTGTTAAAGAAGATTATACAGGAGAAATGGCTGTGATATTTGAGGTTAATCAAGAAGGCGTTTTTAAAACAGTATATATTGAGACAGAACTTAGAGCTTTAAAAGAGGAAGCTAGGCGTGTGTTTTCTGTTTTTCCTGTAATAGAACCGGCAAGGTATAATGGTAACCCAACGTTTAAACAATATAGTATGACGTTGTATTTTCCGTTAAATGAGAAAAATAGGCCAAGTAATCAATCAATACTGACTTCGTATAAAACTCAAGCTACAAAAAAGGGTAATCAAATTGAACAGTTAACGGCTTTACAACAAAAGGCAAAGCAAGAATTTGATAGTGTTCAGAATTCTGTTTCAAAATATACAAATAAGGCTTATAGTAGTCAGGTTAATATTCCGTTCAGTCATGAAAATTACTTTAGGTTTGATCAAGATTTAAACAGGATTGGTACTAACAATCATACAGCTTCGAAGCCTTATAAATACGAAGATGTCTCTAATTATTATGATTTTGAAGCAGAAAATGAAGTGCTTCAAAAGGACACTAAGACTTGGGCTGGTCGTAAACTATGGAATGAACATTTAGTACAATTGCAAAGTGAAGCGTATTGGTTTACTATAGATCCTATTTTTGATCTGCAATTAGGTAAAGATACAGAGGCTGATTTTAGCTATACTTATAATAATACTCGTGGTGTTTATGTGCAAGGAGGCTTAGGTGATAAGCTTAGTTTTTCTGCTTCAGTGTATGAAAATCAAGGTAGGTTTGCGCAATATTATAATGAGTATGCAGAAAGTTTAAAAGCTTTTGGGCCGGATCCCGCAATAATTCCTGGACGTGGTATCGGAAAACGATTTAAGGAGGATGCTTATGATTACCCTGTTGCAGAAGGGTATTTATCTTATTCTCCAGCAAAATTTTTAAATGTACAATTTGGTCATGGTAAACAATTTATTGGTGATGGATATCGTAGTTTGTTGCAAAGTGATGTCTCAAGTCCGTATCCTTTTTTAAAGGTGAATACAAAATTTTGGAATATAAAATACACCAATACTTGGACTTGGCTTAAAGATGTACGTGATGATGTGACTTTAGATAAAGCCTTTCGAACAAAATATATAGCAAACCATTATCTAAGTTGGAATGTGACAAAACGATTTAATTTAGGGTTATTTGAATCTGTTATCTGGGAAAATAGTAACGATCGAGGTTTTGATGTTAATTATTTAAATCCATTAATCTTTTTTAGAGCGATCGAGTTTGAAACAGGTCAAGGTGCTGGAAATGCTATTGTAGGAGCCTCTGGAAAATATAAACTAAGTGATAATGCTAATGTTTATGGTCAATTTATTTTGGATGAATTTTCGTTAAGTGATGTTACGGGAGGTAACAAAAGTTGGAAAAATAAATATGGATTTCAATTGGGAGGAAAATGGTACAATGCTTTTAAAGTAAAAAAACTAATGCTTCAAGCCGAGTATAACCAAGTAAGACCATATACCTATTCTCACAATACAATTGTTCTGAATTATGCGCACAATAACCAACCTATGGCTCATCTTTGGGGGGCAAATTTTAAAGAGTTAGTGCTTATTGGGCGTTATCAAAAAGCGCGTTGGTTTGCAGAAGCTAAACTAATTGTAGGTATGAGAGGACTTGATGTAAATGACGGTACAGATAATTTTAGTTATGGAGGAGATATTTATAGAGATTATAATGATAGGCCTTTTGACTCAGGTGTAACCATAGGTCAAGGAATAAAAACAACGTCGATAAATGCAAGTGGACAATTAGGATATTTAGTTAATCCTGCTTCTAACTTAAAAGCATTTGTTAATTTGAGTTATCGAAATTTTAATCCAGAAGCCGAAACGTTATCCGTTGTTAACAACAGTACGGTATGGATTAATTTTGGTTTAAGAACAGATTTGTTTAATTGGTATTTTGATATGTAA
- a CDS encoding energy transducer TonB, producing MESKKNTKANVGRNSSLYVAVGLALMLFLSYVTLNYTTTDKSEIDIGMLQFDENDEDDVPITEILNTPPPPPPPPAAPEVIEVVEDEEDVEETIIESTETTQEEVVEIEVADVEVEEVEEDIDVPFSIIENVPVYPGCEGAGNNSAKKKCMSEKIGKFVRKNFNADLAQDLGLDSGVKRINVGFKIDKNGNIVNIQARAPHPKLEQEAKRIIAKLPKMKPGRQRGKAVNVPYGLPITFKVE from the coding sequence ATGGAATCTAAGAAAAATACCAAAGCAAATGTAGGACGTAACAGTTCGCTTTACGTTGCAGTAGGATTAGCATTAATGCTTTTTTTATCGTACGTTACACTTAATTATACGACAACAGATAAGTCGGAGATTGACATAGGAATGTTGCAATTTGATGAGAATGATGAGGATGATGTGCCAATTACAGAGATATTAAACACACCACCACCACCACCACCACCACCTGCAGCTCCAGAAGTTATTGAGGTCGTTGAAGATGAAGAGGATGTTGAAGAAACAATTATTGAGTCTACTGAAACTACACAAGAAGAAGTTGTAGAGATTGAAGTTGCTGATGTAGAAGTTGAAGAAGTTGAGGAAGATATAGATGTTCCTTTTTCAATTATTGAAAACGTACCAGTATATCCAGGATGTGAAGGTGCAGGAAACAATAGTGCGAAGAAAAAATGTATGTCTGAAAAGATTGGGAAATTTGTAAGAAAGAATTTTAACGCAGATTTAGCTCAGGATTTAGGTCTTGATAGCGGTGTTAAAAGAATTAATGTAGGGTTTAAGATTGATAAGAATGGTAATATTGTTAATATTCAAGCAAGAGCACCACACCCTAAGTTAGAGCAAGAAGCTAAGCGTATTATTGCTAAGTTACCAAAAATGAAACCTGGTAGACAAAGAGGGAAGGCTGTAAATGTACCTTACGGTTTACCTATTACTTTTAAAGTAGAGTAA
- a CDS encoding VanZ family protein: MHKLLLLVSCGYSALLMTVSLININNAVDLSHGNDKVIHAFAHVLFTSVWFLTFYYFYNKSKIEALKRAFIGSVVFGILIEILQQVLTESRQADYKDVIANVIGAVIAVFIINLLTLRKVKND, translated from the coding sequence GTGCATAAACTTTTATTACTTGTAAGTTGTGGATATAGTGCTTTATTAATGACGGTAAGTCTTATAAATATTAATAATGCTGTAGATTTATCCCATGGTAATGACAAAGTTATTCATGCTTTTGCACATGTACTATTTACTAGTGTCTGGTTTTTGACGTTTTATTATTTTTATAATAAAAGTAAAATAGAAGCTTTAAAAAGAGCTTTTATTGGATCAGTAGTGTTTGGCATACTAATTGAAATATTACAACAGGTACTTACAGAGAGTAGGCAGGCAGATTATAAAGACGTTATAGCCAATGTTATAGGAGCGGTTATAGCAGTGTTTATAATTAATTTACTAACATTAAGGAAAGTTAAAAACGACTAA